The nucleotide window AGAGAATAACTTAGCTCTATGTAGGCTGGAGCTTCAGTTAAATTTACAACTTACAACTGAGTGCACATACATATTCAACTTCCCCTTTTCGACTTCCCCGTTTTTAAATTGATTTAATATTATATGAGCGTTATTACAATGAGATCAATTATTTAGTTTCGAGAGAAATTCTCCGTCTGGAAGAACAAGAGGATAAACTTAATAATTTATTTATTATAATATTTAATAAATTTATTTGATCGGAAATTTGGTGGGAGAATAGTAATGTAATAAAATGGTAATAGGTTCAGTGAATGAATAAAAAAGAGATAAATTTCATAAAATAGATAAAGATGAAGATACGGACTTTGACCTTTCCTTATAATACATGAAAAGTTCCTCTCCCCATTTTAAAGCCTGAAGCTCAAAGGCAATTAGAAATCGAGTCGTTAATCTTCCTTTTTTATCCAGTAGAGATAGAATAAATACCTTATCAGTTATAATCATTGATATGGGTTTTAAGTCACTTTCATATACCAAAAAATCAGAAGCCTTGCTACAAAAAACGCTTTTTATTTCTTTTTTATATTCGATCAAGGCTTTGTTAATGATAGGGTTATTTATTTTTAAAATTGGGATATCGGAATGATATTCAGTCTGGAAAGCCTCTAGGACTTTTTCTGTAACAATTGTTGTAGCTTCGATATCCTTTAAATATATCCAAAAAGAAATAAAAGAGAAAAAGGATGAAATATTGAAATAAAAGACATTATACGCTTAGAACTAAGAAAGTGAGGGGATATACAGGAAAATATGTAACAATTATTTTTTGGAAAATTTCTACGATATTTTAACATCTACCTTAGCGGGTCTGCTGAGGGAATTTCTTTTTAAATTGC belongs to Methanosarcina barkeri 3 and includes:
- a CDS encoding transcriptional regulator FilR1 domain-containing protein is translated as MIEYKKEIKSVFCSKASDFLVYESDLKPISMIITDKVFILSLLDKKGRLTTRFLIAFELQALKWGEELFMYYKERSKSVSSSLSIL